A portion of the Ammospiza caudacuta isolate bAmmCau1 chromosome 25, bAmmCau1.pri, whole genome shotgun sequence genome contains these proteins:
- the NCMAP gene encoding noncompact myelin-associated protein, with protein MTTATPLTNNTQLSVNVTTKSQEHNLYQSSGAIVAAIVVGVIVIFTVVLLILKTYNRRMRVRRELEPKGSKLAVPPPVGHSSHSLAQQPSVTFIPVDIHLQSR; from the exons ATGACGACGGCCACGCCACTGACCAATAACACTCAGCTCTCAGTGAATGTGACCACAAAGTCCCAAGAACACAATCTCTATCAAA GCTCTGGAGCAATAGTTGCTGCCATCGTGGTGGGGGTGATTGTTATTTTCACAGTGGTTCTGCTCATCCTGAAAACATACAACAG GCGCATGCGAGTGCGGCGGGAGCTGGAACCCAAGGGCTCcaagctggcagtgccacctcctgtggggcacagcagccacagcctggcccagcagcCCTCGGTGACCTTCATCCCCGTGGACATCCACCTGCAGAGCAGGTAA